The window ATCAACACGCTCGACATCCGGAGTCAGCAGAAGCTGATGACGGCGATTCAGGAAGGCGAGTTCTCCATCACCGGCCAGTCCGAGCGGAGTTCGGGCGCGATGGTGCAGACCGAACCCGTCCCGACCGACTTCGTCATGGTCGCGGCGGGCAACCTCGACGCGATGGAGAACATGCACCCCGCGCTCCGGTCCCGTATCAAGGGATACGGGTACGAAGTGTACATGGACGACACCATCGACGACACGCCGGAGATGCGCCGCAAGTACGCGCGGTTCATCGCACAGGAAGTCGAGAAGGACGGTCGTCTCCCGCACTTCGACGAGAACGCGGTCGAGGAAGTCATCCTCGAAGCCCAGCGCCGTGCTGGACGGAAAGACCACCTCACGCTCAAACTGCGTGACCTCGGTGGTCTCGTCCGCGTCGCGGGCGACATCGCTCGTGCGGAGGACGCGGAGTTCACTACGCGCGACCACGTCCTGCAGGCGAAGCGACGCTCGCGCTCCATCGAACAACAGATCGCCGACGACTTCATCGAGCGACGGAAGGACTACGAACTCACCGTCTCCGATGGCGACGTCGTCGGGCGTGTCAACGGTCTCGCCGTCATGGGCGAGGACAGCGGTATCATGCTCCCCGTGATGGCGGAAGTGACGCCGTCGCAGGGGCCTGGCCAAGTCATCGCGACCGGTCAACTGAAGGAGATGGCAGAGGAGTCCGTCAAGAACGTCTCCGCCATCATCAAGAAGTTCAGCGACGAGGACATCAGCGAAAAGGACGTTCACATTCAGTTCGTCCAGGCGGGACAACAGGGTGTTGACGGCGACTCTGCGTCCATCACGGTCGCCACGGCCGTCATCAGCGCGCTGGAAGACGCCCCCGTCGAACAGGACGTCGCCATGACCGGTTCGTTGTCGGTGCGCGGGGACGTGCTCCCCGTCGGTGGCGTGACCCACAAGATCGAAGCCGCTGCGAAGGCGGGCATCAAGACGGTCATCATTCCGAAAGCGAACGAACAGGACGTGATGATAGAGGAAGAGTACGAGGAGATGGTCGATATCATCCCCGTCTCGCATATCAGCGAAGTGCTCGAAGTGGCCCTCTCGGGCGAACCCGAGAAGGATAGCCTCATCGACCGCTTGAAGAACATCACCGGCAGCGCGTTGGAACACGAAATCGGCGGCAGTACGGGTCGCCCCAGCCCGCAGTAGCCGGTTCCGCAGAATTCGTTTTTAGCTGTTTTTGTGACGCGGAGTCGTGACGCTACGTCGTCCGTTTCCGGCGTGATTCGGGCAGTGGTTAATGTGTGCTCGTGATACGATCGAGTTGGATTCGATGGCGTGACGATAGGGGTGAGCGGGCAGGCCGCTGGCCTGCCCGGCCCTGTCGATTTGGCCGGGAACGGGCGAAAGAGCGCACCGAAAGTGGCGCTTCGCGCCGCTGAGAGGAGCGAGTGCGTTCGGGCGTGGCTTGCGCCTCGCGGTTGCGGACAGCATATTTCTACCACGACGTCGTTTCGTGACTCACCATCGGCATGGTGTGAGACTCAAAACAGCAGTCGGTACGGCTATACGCGAACCGATCACTGCTCGCTCGTTTCGGACAGCATACCGTGAGAGTAGATACCTTTTCACCGCCCCCCATCCAACACAAAACCGAATGCCCGCGCCGAACTGGAACGCGTTCACCGCCGTCACGCTGGTCGTCCTCGCCATCCTCATCGCACTGGCGCGGGCCTCACAAGCGGTGCTGACCGGAGAGGGAGGCCAGTTGGAAACCATCCCGGAAGCAGGAGAGGAGTCGCAATCCGACTCGGTTCCGGAATCGTTTCCCATCGGCGGGGAACGATCAGTCCTCGAAAACAACCGGGCACCGTCCGAACCGGACCCGACTCAACCAGCGTCAGAGCAGACTTATCGGACGGACGAACACCCCGAGCAAACCGGTGAGCAACCCAACCCAGCAGAGGAACTGACGACGGGGATGCTCCTGTTGAACGTCGCGCTGAGTCAGGGCCTCTTCGGCGTGATTCTCGTTATCTCAGCGATACTCGCGGCGATTCCGCGCTCCGCGCTCGGTATCGAATCGGCGACCCGCTTCGAACTCGGCGTCGGAATCGCCCTCGGTGTCGCGTTATTCGTGGCGAACGAACTCGGTCAACGGGTAGCCGACGCCCTCGGTATCGAATACGAGGACGGTCTGCGCGAACTACTGACGCCGGACTCGGTTCGGGGGTGGGTGCTCCTGCTCGGCGTCGCCCTTCCCATCATCGCCGGGTTCGAAGAACTGCTGTTTCGGTCGGCACTCGTCGGCGTTCTCGCCGTCGGCTACGACATTTCGCCATGGCTACTCGCCGCCTTTTCGTCGGTCGCGTTTGCCGTGGGCCACGGCGCGCAAGGGCCGGGGGGAATCCTCGTGACGGGCACACTCGGTGCCGTACTCGCCGCGGCCTTCGTCCTCACGGGGAGCCTCCTGGTCGTCGTCGTCGCTCATTATCTCGTCAACGCGTTGGAGTTCGCCGTTCACGCGGGCAACGAGACGTGAAAGACGAGTCGCTGCTCGCCGTCCGTTCATAGCGTCGCCGTTCGCGGTTCGAGGAACGGAAGTTCCTCGCTGTTCTCGTGAACGACGAAAGGAGAACGAGAGTAAGAAGGGCTATCGCTCTTCGGAATCCAGCACGCGAATCTGGTCACCGCGCACGGTAACCGGAATCGGGACGGTCGCCTCGTACAGTTCGACCGTCACCTGGTCTTTGCCCTCGTCGATACGCTGTACCTGTGCCTTCTCGCCTTTGAACGGACCGGCGATGAGTTCGACGATGTCCCCCTCCGCGATACCCTCCACGTCGGGCGTGGGCGAGAGGAAGTGTTCGACTTCGGAAATGCTACTCACGCCGGGCACCATGCTTCGGGCGTGTGGAATCTCCTCCAGCACGCGGGTGATGACCGCGTCGTCGTCCGCCTCGACCATCACGTAACTCGTCAGTGAGTCGGGGGCGAGAACGGCGTGGATTTCCGGTTCTTCGCGGTTGACGATCATGTCCGCGACGGTTCGTTCCTGACTGGCCGTGGTCTTTACTGCGTAAATTGGCATCGTGGTCACCTAGGCGGGGAGGAAGCTCATCACTGCGAAGATGACGAACCCGAGCAGTCCGACGAGGACGATACCCGCACCGGCGATTTTCGAAATCTTCGAGAACTCGTCCCACGAGGGCGTACTCGCCAGTTTGAGTACGCGAACGTACGACGCGACGTCGAGTTTAACATCCATAGTTAGTTGTGTTTGGCTATCGGGCTTTTTCTATCTTTCCAAGGCGGTTGTCCCGCGATGGTGGTTCGATTCGGGGAAATACGTCTCACCTGCTGGCAGAAAATGGGGAAACGACTCTACAGAACGACGCGACTACTCTACGTAGTCGATATCTTCCATTCGACTCTTGGCTTGCGCCTGCGCTTCCTCGTTACGGCCGTAGATTTGAGCAGACTGAACCCCCGTGACGACGATCATCGTGCGCATGGTGCCTTCCAGACTCTCGTCGATGGACGTCCCCCAGATGATGCGGGCGTCGGGATCGATGCGGTCGTAAATCTGTTCGACGACGCCTTCGGCTTCCTCGATGGACATATCGTTCCCACCCGTGACGTTGACGAGTGCGGATTTCGCGCCGCTGATGTCCACGTCGAGGAGCGGCGAGCGTAGGGCGCTCTTGACCGAATCCTGTGCCTTCTGGTCGGAATCGCTCTCGCCGAGGCCGATCATGGCCACGCCACCTTTCTCCATGACGGTTCGAACGTCGGCGAAGTCCAGGTTGACCAAGCCGGGCTTGGTAATGAGTTCCGTGATTCCCTTCACCGAGCGCATGAGCACTTCATCAGCTACTTTGAACGCCTGCTTGACGGGAAGTTTGCCGACGGAATCGAGCAGTCGGTCGTTCGGAACGACGATGACCGTGTCGCTCACGTCGCGTAGACGTTCCAACCCTGCCTCGGCGTTCGTGCGTCGAACCTCGCCCTCCGCCGTGAACGGCGTCGTGACGATAGCGATGGTGAGCGCACCTGCCTCGCGCGCCGCCTTCGCGACGACTGGAGCACTTCCGGTACCCGTTCCACCACCGAGTCCGGCGGTGACGAATACCATATCGGAACCCTGAATCGCGTCGTAGATATCCTCCTGACTCTCGAGTGCGGCTTCCTCGCCGACCTGCGGAAGCGACCCTGCGCCGCGTCCGCTGGTTTTCTGTTCACCCATCAGGATTTTCGTGTCCGCTTCGATCTCGACGAGATGTTGAACGTCGGTGTTCGCGGCGACCAGCGATGCGCCGTGAATACCCTCCTCGGCCATCCGATTGACCGTGTTTCCGCCGCCACCGCCACATCCGACGACGGTGATGTTGGTTTGGAGGTCTTTGAGTACGTCCTGCAGTTGGTCATCTGTCATCGTTCCCGACGGAGTCGTCCCCGACGGGGTTCCGTCTTGTGAGGTACCACCGAGTTGCGACTTGGGGGAGGTCTGTTGGTCCCCTTCCGCCTCCTCAATGGCGTCTTCGACAATGGAATCCATCCTTGAGGTTTGGTTTACCAACGCAGATTAATTATCTTTCCCCTCTGGATGACGTATGTCAGACGCATATAGCTATCCAACAAAGCAAGCTTTATTACTTTTCGAATTTGGGAGAAATTTATCAAGAAGAATAAATCAGATCGGAAATGTATGTGTGCGATCAGTTCTCACTGCATCCGGCGAGATAGTTCTCCCATTGACCGTAACCGCCGTGCCTGACGAAAGTTTTCCGAACTTGGGGCCTTCCGAAATTCCCAGTTTGCGTGCCTTCTCGGGGTCGAAGGCGACTTCTCGCACCACGACTTCGTCCGGCGTCCGCTCCACTGCATCGTACTTCCGGTCGAGGAGCGCCACCAACGCGTCGATGATGGCGTCGTATTCGTCCGGTCCGCGAACCGCTGCACGCCCCACAACCCGCGTTCCGCTTTGATCGGTTTCGAACGCGATGGCGTGTTCTGCAACTGCCGCCCGTGTTTCCTCGCGGTCGATTCCTGTCGCGCTGTCGAGCAAGTCACCGGGAAGCGAGACGAGTTCGAACTCGGGTTTGTCGCCCTTCGAACCGTCGAACCGACGCGCGGCTGCACCAAACCGCAGGCCGGACTCGACGGACGACAGTTCGGTTTCCAGCGTCTCTACGAGCGAGAGGGGAACACCGGATACCTCCCGCACCCACGTTTCGCTCACGATTCGGTAGCCGAGAGCGGAGATGACCGATTCCAGTTCCGGGTACTCCCCTTCGCAAACGGCGTACTCCGCGCCACTTCGTTCGAACGCTTGACGAATCGTTTCCCGTGACTCCGCTGGTGGACCCATCGTCTCCAGATTCCAGTCGGACGCGATATGGCCCACCGCCCAGTCAGTCTCTCGGACGATCCGCTCGAAACGCGGAACGTAGTGGCCACCACCGAACCCGACGAGTTGTCGCTCGCGGGTCGGTTCGACGCCGCGAAGATCGAGGATGGCACGAGCTACTGCGCGTGCCGCCGTCGAATCGTGCCACTGCTCTTCATCGCTGCCGAGTTCTACGAACATCGACGGGACGCCGACTTCGCTCGGCCCGTGATGGGTACACTCCATCCCCACATCGTACGATTCCGGCGCGTGATCGTCGAACGCGCGGAGCAGTTCGGCCTGCGCGTTCGGACTGGATTCCGCTAGTGTTCCGTCTTCGCCACCGTACTCCGCCGGTCCGAAGTTCCCGGTAAAGTGGGTGGTCAACAGTGGCCCGGTGTCGCCCGAATGGCGCGAGGCGAAAACGAGTAGATCCGGATTCGAGAACGCCTCGGCGACGTGCTCGATATCGAGGTGGAGGGATTCGAACTCGCGGAGTTCGAACCCCTCGGTTCGGTAGAATCGACCCCCGCCGTCGGCGTCGGGGCGGGAGTCGTCTTCGTGTGCTGTCCATCCCGTCTCCGAACGGAGATACTCGCCGATATGCTCCGAGGCGTGATCAGCGCGACTGACGACGACTGCGATCATACCCACAACTCCGCGCTAAAATCGAAAAAGGGCGTCGATGCCGTTAGAAGCGCCGATACCGTCAGACCTGTTCCGCCGGACTTCGTTCCCCACCCTTGATGCGCCGATAGACGCGTCCGACGAGGAGCTGGAACTCCTCCCGGCGGTACGCGAGCAACAGGAGACCGAGAACGATGTACACGACACTGAAGCCGATGAGTGCTTCGTAATGATGGAAGCTCGGGAACAGCTGGACGAGGAACAGTCCCAACAATGCGACTGCCTCTCGAATACTGATATTGAAGTTGACGAGAATGGTCAGTGCGAAGAAGCTCTGTGCGGCGGTGAGCCAGATTTCACCGTTCTGTTTGTCACCGAGCGGAAGCGTGTGAAAGTTTCCAAGGGAAATGCTGTACACGAGAACGAGCGTCCCGATGAGAAGCGTCCACTGGTTGAGCTTCGACGAGATGAGTGCGTTGAATGCTGCCGTCGAGCGCGCCTTGTTGACGAGGTAGGCGACGACGATGAGTTCCGGACTCTCGCTGGCGAGCGGCGCGACCCACTGAATCATCAGGAACGGTGGAACGCCGATTTGTTTCCCATATTCCTCT of the Haladaptatus caseinilyticus genome contains:
- the lonB gene encoding ATP-dependent protease LonB, encoding MSNDTEAPPPEQETEQEIDSLGSDVETEISDDVSEDDLLGGLEIESTEEVEIPDRLVDQVIGQDHARDVVMKAAKQRRHVMMIGTPGTGKSMLAKAMSQLLPKKDLQDVLVYHNPDDGNEPKVRTVPAGKGEQIIDAHKEEARKRNQMRSFLMWVIIAIVVGYALLIAGKPLLGILAAGVIYLAFRYGSRGTDAMIPNLLVNNSDVTSAPFEDATGAHAGALLGDVRHDPFQSGGMETPSHDRVEPGAIHKANKGVLFIDEINTLDIRSQQKLMTAIQEGEFSITGQSERSSGAMVQTEPVPTDFVMVAAGNLDAMENMHPALRSRIKGYGYEVYMDDTIDDTPEMRRKYARFIAQEVEKDGRLPHFDENAVEEVILEAQRRAGRKDHLTLKLRDLGGLVRVAGDIARAEDAEFTTRDHVLQAKRRSRSIEQQIADDFIERRKDYELTVSDGDVVGRVNGLAVMGEDSGIMLPVMAEVTPSQGPGQVIATGQLKEMAEESVKNVSAIIKKFSDEDISEKDVHIQFVQAGQQGVDGDSASITVATAVISALEDAPVEQDVAMTGSLSVRGDVLPVGGVTHKIEAAAKAGIKTVIIPKANEQDVMIEEEYEEMVDIIPVSHISEVLEVALSGEPEKDSLIDRLKNITGSALEHEIGGSTGRPSPQ
- a CDS encoding CPBP family intramembrane glutamic endopeptidase, whose translation is MPAPNWNAFTAVTLVVLAILIALARASQAVLTGEGGQLETIPEAGEESQSDSVPESFPIGGERSVLENNRAPSEPDPTQPASEQTYRTDEHPEQTGEQPNPAEELTTGMLLLNVALSQGLFGVILVISAILAAIPRSALGIESATRFELGVGIALGVALFVANELGQRVADALGIEYEDGLRELLTPDSVRGWVLLLGVALPIIAGFEELLFRSALVGVLAVGYDISPWLLAAFSSVAFAVGHGAQGPGGILVTGTLGAVLAAAFVLTGSLLVVVVAHYLVNALEFAVHAGNET
- a CDS encoding transcription elongation factor Spt5, with the translated sequence MPIYAVKTTASQERTVADMIVNREEPEIHAVLAPDSLTSYVMVEADDDAVITRVLEEIPHARSMVPGVSSISEVEHFLSPTPDVEGIAEGDIVELIAGPFKGEKAQVQRIDEGKDQVTVELYEATVPIPVTVRGDQIRVLDSEER
- a CDS encoding protein translocase SEC61 complex subunit gamma; this translates as MDVKLDVASYVRVLKLASTPSWDEFSKISKIAGAGIVLVGLLGFVIFAVMSFLPA
- the ftsZ gene encoding cell division protein FtsZ, giving the protein MDSIVEDAIEEAEGDQQTSPKSQLGGTSQDGTPSGTTPSGTMTDDQLQDVLKDLQTNITVVGCGGGGGNTVNRMAEEGIHGASLVAANTDVQHLVEIEADTKILMGEQKTSGRGAGSLPQVGEEAALESQEDIYDAIQGSDMVFVTAGLGGGTGTGSAPVVAKAAREAGALTIAIVTTPFTAEGEVRRTNAEAGLERLRDVSDTVIVVPNDRLLDSVGKLPVKQAFKVADEVLMRSVKGITELITKPGLVNLDFADVRTVMEKGGVAMIGLGESDSDQKAQDSVKSALRSPLLDVDISGAKSALVNVTGGNDMSIEEAEGVVEQIYDRIDPDARIIWGTSIDESLEGTMRTMIVVTGVQSAQIYGRNEEAQAQAKSRMEDIDYVE
- a CDS encoding D-aminoacyl-tRNA deacylase; the encoded protein is MIAVVVSRADHASEHIGEYLRSETGWTAHEDDSRPDADGGGRFYRTEGFELREFESLHLDIEHVAEAFSNPDLLVFASRHSGDTGPLLTTHFTGNFGPAEYGGEDGTLAESSPNAQAELLRAFDDHAPESYDVGMECTHHGPSEVGVPSMFVELGSDEEQWHDSTAARAVARAILDLRGVEPTRERQLVGFGGGHYVPRFERIVRETDWAVGHIASDWNLETMGPPAESRETIRQAFERSGAEYAVCEGEYPELESVISALGYRIVSETWVREVSGVPLSLVETLETELSSVESGLRFGAAARRFDGSKGDKPEFELVSLPGDLLDSATGIDREETRAAVAEHAIAFETDQSGTRVVGRAAVRGPDEYDAIIDALVALLDRKYDAVERTPDEVVVREVAFDPEKARKLGISEGPKFGKLSSGTAVTVNGRTISPDAVRTDRTHTFPI